One genomic region from Burkholderiales bacterium encodes:
- a CDS encoding PqqD family protein has protein sequence MKVSIPDTILSTELDDEGVLLNLETGEYFGLDGVGLDFWKALAAHGETTAARATLLSQYDVAEDVLARDLDELVARLAERKLVVLADG, from the coding sequence ATGAAGGTCTCCATTCCCGACACGATCCTGTCGACCGAACTCGACGACGAGGGGGTGCTGCTCAACCTCGAGACCGGCGAATACTTCGGCCTCGACGGCGTCGGGCTCGATTTCTGGAAGGCGCTCGCGGCCCACGGCGAGACGACCGCGGCGCGGGCCACGCTCCTCAGTCAGTACGACGTGGCGGAGGACGTGCTCGCCCGCGACCTCGACGAGCTCGTCGCGCGTCTCGCCGAGCGGAAGCTCGTCGTGCTTGCCGATGGGTAG
- a CDS encoding polysaccharide export protein has translation MSGPAPIAGNAPDTMPLRPGETGPRDYRIGAQDLLEIQVYGIDNLKREVRVNTRGMVSLPLIGPVTVGGLTSEEAEALIAGLYAKDYLQDPQVSVFIKEFTSQRITVEGAVARPGIYPIRGDTTLVQAIALAGGQGNLPDLTEVMVFRLEAGQRRPLTFDLIKIRGGEIPDPKLVNEDIVVVKREASRVVLRDSVLGDVITILNPLNYLPR, from the coding sequence TTGAGCGGCCCCGCGCCGATCGCCGGCAACGCTCCGGACACGATGCCGCTGCGGCCCGGCGAGACCGGCCCGCGCGACTACCGGATCGGCGCGCAGGACCTCCTCGAGATCCAGGTCTACGGGATCGACAACCTGAAGCGCGAGGTGCGCGTGAACACGCGCGGCATGGTGTCGTTGCCGCTGATCGGTCCCGTCACCGTCGGCGGTCTCACCAGCGAGGAGGCGGAGGCGCTGATCGCGGGGTTGTACGCGAAGGACTACCTGCAGGACCCGCAGGTGTCGGTATTCATCAAGGAATTCACGAGCCAGCGGATCACCGTCGAGGGCGCCGTCGCGCGGCCGGGCATCTACCCGATTCGCGGCGACACGACGCTCGTGCAGGCGATCGCGCTCGCCGGAGGACAGGGGAACCTGCCGGACCTGACCGAGGTGATGGTGTTCCGCCTCGAGGCCGGCCAGCGCCGGCCGCTGACCTTCGACCTCATCAAGATCCGCGGCGGCGAGATCCCCGACCCGAAGCTCGTGAACGAGGACATCGTCGTCGTCAAGCGGGAGGCGAGCCGTGTCGTGCTGCGCGACTCGGTGCTCGGCGACGTGATCACGATCCTCAACCCGCTCAACTACCTGCCGCGATGA
- a CDS encoding polysaccharide biosynthesis tyrosine autokinase → MPDNHASRNPPAAGSSALQLRPSTALSTYVQPSIVDGLEDDESIHLRDLWRVIVKRKWIVISVLGIVLLTAIVVTMMATPIYRSSITLKIEREASKIVDFKGAPVEPQELGDTDFYRTQYELLKSRSLAERVVRQLDLKQRSAEVAPKAEPWWSEWWSKLAGREGANEDAEDAAPSDGVSADPQAAAVRAFMGSMTVEPVRNSRLVRVLFDSPDRKLSADALNALAQNFIALSLERRFDASSYAKAFLEEKLAQTKAKLEESERALVEFQREQRIITIDEKQNVLSQTLASYNAAAAKAAEDRMRAEALYREFKENPGSSPQMLDNKAMAALREQRTRLQVEYQDLSRIYKPAFPKMQQIAAAIEEMDKKIAEETDIIRRAIAGDYNVAVQQEASVQAKLEAAKKDILDLQGRSIRYGILKREVDTNRSLYDGLLNRLKEVGVEAGVGTNNVTVVDSAQPPLAPFKPNLALNLQLAGALGLMLGVGLAFFLEYLDDTMQRPDDMERIAHLPVLGVIPVVKTKKSERDKPLALQAHMDARSTFAEAYRSVRTALQFSTREGAPRQLVVTSACAGEGKSTTALALAINFAQIGHSTLLIDADLRNPSLHSMLGIDNSRGLSNYLSGDLPALGVVRITAIPNLYVIPAGPLPPNPVELLSGPKMVGLLSELEHRFPSIILDSPPVLGLADALVLGNQVGAMMFVVAAGSTRKAHLRAALKRLRQASVAPIGAVMTKVDMRDGRYGYESAYYYYRSTNDAPRLSN, encoded by the coding sequence ATGCCGGATAACCACGCGTCGAGGAACCCGCCGGCCGCGGGCTCCTCGGCGCTCCAGCTCAGGCCGTCCACCGCGCTGTCCACCTACGTCCAGCCGTCGATCGTCGACGGGCTCGAGGACGACGAGTCGATCCACCTGCGCGACCTCTGGCGGGTCATCGTCAAGCGCAAGTGGATCGTGATCTCGGTGCTGGGAATCGTGCTCCTGACCGCGATCGTGGTCACGATGATGGCGACGCCGATCTACCGCTCGTCGATCACGCTCAAGATCGAGCGCGAGGCGAGCAAGATCGTCGACTTCAAGGGCGCGCCGGTCGAGCCGCAGGAGCTCGGCGACACCGACTTCTACCGAACGCAGTACGAGTTGCTGAAGAGCCGCTCGCTCGCCGAGCGGGTCGTCCGCCAGCTCGACCTCAAGCAGCGTTCGGCCGAGGTGGCGCCGAAGGCCGAGCCGTGGTGGTCGGAGTGGTGGTCGAAGCTCGCCGGGCGCGAAGGCGCGAACGAGGACGCGGAGGACGCCGCGCCCTCCGACGGCGTGTCAGCCGACCCCCAGGCCGCCGCGGTGCGCGCGTTCATGGGCTCGATGACCGTGGAGCCGGTGCGCAATTCCCGGCTCGTTCGCGTGCTGTTCGACTCGCCCGACCGGAAGCTCTCGGCCGACGCGCTCAACGCGCTCGCGCAGAACTTCATCGCGCTCTCGCTCGAGCGCCGTTTCGACGCGTCGTCGTACGCGAAGGCGTTCCTCGAGGAGAAGCTCGCGCAGACCAAGGCGAAGCTCGAGGAGTCCGAGCGGGCGCTGGTCGAGTTCCAGCGCGAGCAGCGGATCATCACGATCGACGAGAAGCAGAACGTGCTCTCGCAGACGCTCGCGTCGTACAACGCGGCGGCCGCCAAGGCGGCCGAGGACCGGATGCGCGCCGAGGCGCTGTACCGCGAGTTCAAGGAGAACCCCGGTTCGTCGCCGCAGATGCTCGACAACAAGGCGATGGCGGCGCTGCGCGAGCAGCGCACCAGGCTGCAGGTCGAGTACCAGGACCTCTCGCGCATCTACAAGCCGGCGTTCCCCAAGATGCAGCAGATCGCCGCCGCGATCGAGGAGATGGACAAGAAGATCGCGGAGGAGACCGACATCATCCGCCGCGCGATCGCGGGCGACTACAACGTCGCCGTGCAGCAGGAGGCGAGCGTCCAGGCGAAGCTCGAGGCGGCGAAAAAGGACATCCTCGACCTGCAGGGGCGCAGCATCCGCTACGGGATCCTGAAGCGCGAAGTCGACACCAACCGCTCGCTCTACGACGGACTGCTCAACCGGCTGAAGGAGGTCGGCGTCGAGGCCGGCGTCGGCACCAACAACGTGACCGTCGTCGACTCGGCCCAGCCGCCGCTCGCGCCGTTCAAGCCGAACCTCGCGCTCAATCTGCAGCTCGCCGGGGCGCTCGGCCTGATGCTCGGCGTGGGGCTCGCGTTCTTCCTCGAATACCTCGACGACACGATGCAGCGTCCCGACGACATGGAGCGCATCGCGCACCTGCCGGTGCTCGGCGTCATCCCGGTCGTCAAGACGAAGAAGTCCGAGCGGGACAAGCCGCTCGCGCTGCAGGCGCACATGGACGCGCGCTCGACCTTCGCCGAGGCGTACCGTTCGGTGCGCACGGCGCTGCAGTTCTCGACGCGCGAGGGTGCGCCGCGCCAGCTCGTCGTGACCTCCGCCTGCGCGGGAGAAGGCAAGTCGACGACCGCGCTCGCGCTCGCGATCAACTTCGCGCAGATCGGGCATTCGACGCTGCTGATCGACGCCGACCTCCGCAATCCCTCGCTGCACTCGATGCTCGGCATCGACAACTCGCGCGGGCTGTCGAACTACCTGTCGGGCGACCTCCCGGCGCTCGGCGTCGTGCGCATCACTGCGATTCCGAATCTCTACGTGATTCCCGCCGGCCCGCTGCCGCCCAATCCGGTCGAACTCCTGTCGGGTCCGAAGATGGTCGGGCTGCTGTCGGAACTCGAGCACCGCTTTCCGTCGATCATCCTCGATTCGCCGCCGGTGCTCGGGCTCGCCGATGCGCTGGTGCTCGGGAACCAGGTCGGCGCGATGATGTTCGTCGTCGCCGCCGGATCGACGCGCAAGGCGCACCTGCGCGCGGCGCTGAAGCGGCTGCGCCAGGCGAGCGTCGCACCGATCGGCGCGGTGATGACCAAGGTCGACATGCGCGACGGGCGCTACGGCTACGAGAGCGCCTACTACTACTACAGGAGCACGAACGATGCTCCGCGGCTTTCGAACTGA
- a CDS encoding DnaJ domain-containing protein, translating into MTAPLSAGRTARLLLRYRRDPSRYLGEACRPDAPTLDFDVVLRLAQGREVAFGQTSLEDASPDALTDAAKGYLQNVCFRPDATPYQTLGLEPDATAESIKERFRLLMQLVHPDRHGTGASWPPECAAQASRAYTLLRSSESRAKFDREERERVERERASKQAAVAAAAAMPGTRDLPRAVRHARRPLPQPVLPEWWTAGVGGFVRAHPAGVAFGALVAASAVVAGFALWESDAASLTRGRTAAPGADVPPAVAAVVALAKRDQTRSSLAVDEPREPASVSANAPSVAAAPAATAPVRVRAQSEHKSETPDRSPAPNVHAPASVSAAAATSVTAPATSTVAVAPTSIAPRAAPAAPPVADAPPPAAAAPPVRSSVAAPVPPAAAVPSAVAAAVPSTIAIVPPGVAPPPSAIASPPPAPMPLAVASGVDTPAARPMPAVAAPPPATLAEASLRAPANAEIELLFAAFVDAYDRGRADAFALLFDADARANQHQGRAAIRGEYDDLFRRSQWRRMQVIRMNWRRVGDTAQAKGEIAVRTGLRDGREHEERLSVDMELVRRDGRLVITRLDQRPGAP; encoded by the coding sequence ATGACCGCGCCCCTGTCCGCGGGACGCACGGCACGCCTGCTGCTGCGCTACCGACGCGATCCGTCGCGCTATCTCGGCGAGGCGTGCCGTCCGGATGCCCCGACGCTCGACTTCGACGTCGTGCTGCGGCTCGCGCAGGGGCGCGAGGTCGCGTTCGGCCAGACCTCGCTCGAGGACGCGAGTCCCGACGCGCTCACCGATGCGGCGAAGGGGTACCTTCAGAACGTCTGTTTCCGGCCCGACGCCACGCCCTACCAGACGCTCGGCCTCGAGCCCGATGCCACCGCGGAGTCGATCAAGGAGCGCTTCCGCCTCCTGATGCAGCTCGTGCACCCGGATCGGCACGGCACCGGCGCGTCGTGGCCGCCCGAGTGCGCGGCTCAGGCGAGCCGCGCCTACACGTTGCTGCGCAGCTCGGAGTCCCGGGCGAAGTTCGACCGCGAGGAACGCGAGCGGGTCGAGCGCGAGCGTGCTTCGAAGCAGGCCGCGGTCGCCGCGGCGGCTGCGATGCCGGGCACGCGCGACCTTCCGCGCGCCGTGCGCCACGCGCGCAGGCCGCTGCCGCAGCCGGTGCTGCCCGAGTGGTGGACCGCCGGCGTCGGCGGCTTCGTGCGGGCGCATCCCGCCGGCGTGGCGTTCGGTGCGCTCGTCGCGGCTTCGGCGGTCGTCGCGGGATTCGCGCTGTGGGAGAGCGATGCCGCTTCGCTCACGCGGGGGCGAACCGCGGCGCCTGGCGCCGACGTTCCGCCCGCCGTCGCGGCCGTCGTCGCCCTCGCGAAGCGCGACCAGACGAGATCGAGCCTCGCGGTCGACGAACCGCGCGAGCCCGCGTCCGTGTCGGCGAACGCGCCGTCGGTTGCGGCAGCGCCGGCGGCGACCGCACCGGTGCGGGTGCGCGCGCAGTCTGAACACAAGTCGGAGACACCGGACCGATCGCCTGCGCCGAACGTGCATGCGCCCGCGTCCGTCAGCGCCGCGGCCGCCACTTCCGTCACCGCGCCCGCCACGTCGACGGTCGCCGTGGCACCAACGTCGATTGCCCCGCGCGCGGCGCCCGCGGCGCCGCCGGTTGCGGATGCGCCACCGCCGGCGGCGGCCGCGCCGCCGGTCCGGTCGTCCGTCGCCGCGCCCGTACCCCCGGCGGCCGCGGTCCCCTCCGCGGTTGCCGCGGCCGTGCCGTCCACGATCGCGATCGTGCCGCCCGGCGTTGCACCGCCCCCGTCCGCGATCGCGTCGCCTCCGCCGGCGCCCATGCCCCTCGCCGTGGCGTCGGGCGTCGACACGCCTGCTGCGCGACCGATGCCCGCGGTGGCTGCTCCGCCGCCCGCGACACTCGCCGAGGCCTCGCTGCGCGCGCCCGCCAATGCCGAGATCGAGTTGCTGTTCGCAGCGTTCGTCGACGCCTACGACCGCGGCCGCGCCGACGCGTTCGCGCTGCTGTTCGACGCCGACGCGCGCGCGAACCAGCATCAGGGACGCGCGGCGATCCGCGGCGAGTACGACGACCTGTTCCGCCGCTCGCAGTGGCGGCGGATGCAGGTGATCCGCATGAACTGGCGGCGCGTCGGCGACACCGCGCAGGCGAAAGGCGAGATCGCGGTGCGCACCGGCCTGCGCGACGGTCGCGAGCACGAGGAGCGCCTGAGCGTCGACATGGAACTCGTGCGGCGCGACGGCCGGCTGGTGATCACGCGCCTCGACCAGCGGCCGGGCGCGCCGTGA